The following proteins are co-located in the Apium graveolens cultivar Ventura chromosome 5, ASM990537v1, whole genome shotgun sequence genome:
- the LOC141660370 gene encoding uncharacterized protein LOC141660370, translated as MDAYIMIEHLKCMFEEQARQERFDTSKALYACKQGDRDPIGPHVLKMIGYMEYLVTLGSAIGLEARIDQILQSLNNNYAQFIMNYNMNEIDKTPTELLAMLKTVETNIQKASPAPIMMVNKGSAKGKGKWKGKKRMGSKSTAAFKTAPKQALKPGGGVAKGDTCHYCKKPCH; from the coding sequence atggatgcttaTATCATGATTGAACACCTTAAATGTATGTTTGAAGAACAGGCTCGTCAAGAGAGGTTTGATACAAGTAAAGCTTTATATGCATGCAAACAGGGTGATCGTGATCCGATTGGACcgcatgttctgaagatgattggatATATGGAGTACCTTGTTACTCTGGGTTCCGCGATTGGTCTGGAAGCTAGGATAGATCAAATCTTACAATCTTTGAACAACAATTATGCTCAGTTTATAATGAATTACAACATGAATGAGATAGACAAGACACCTACGGAATTGTTGGCTATGTTAAAAACAGTTGAGACCAACATTCAGAAGGCGTCCCCTGCTCCCATAATGATGGTGAATAAAGGGAGTGCAAAAgggaaaggtaaatggaaaggaAAGAAGAGGATGGGATCCAAATCTACTGCTGCTTTTAAAACTGCTCCCAAACAGGCTTTGAAGCCTGGAGGTGGTGTTGCAAAGGGTGATACTTGTCACTACTGCAAGAAACCGTGTCATTGA